The window ggaCTTAGGGTTCCAAGCTTTTTACCTATCTTCTTCCAAAGAGCCTTTAAAGAGAGAAACCCTAGATACCCTCTAAAGAGAAAAGCCCACACTTTTCTCATGCCTAAACCCCTTAAAAGGTAATATTAGGTAGAAGAACACTAGATAGACAAGCTCCATAAAGTTATCTTGGTTTTAGATTATTCTTTAATGTCTTCACCGACTTTGAAATGATTTGGGAACATTCAGATCAAAGGTATGTTCTCCACTTCTCTAGATATCTAgattattttatggtttttgatACCATATATTTGACCGtgataaatttaaataagtCTAGGGTAGAAAGCAAGTACCTTATATGATGTAGAACTAGGGAATGGAGTAATCCAGTTTTCCTAGCAGTGTTTACATAGGAAGATTGATGaataatctcatttttttttaaataggttctcaaaatacttgaaaaatattcTTTCCCATTATTTATTCTCAAGACATGGATCTTTgtttggaattgtgtttggatcatttggtgaaaattttcaaattttttgtatgtctcatatttttcttttaaaagatatGTTTAACACAAACAAGTATGACCATCAATGAATGTAATAAGCCATTTAGGTTAAGAAATTATGTCCACATAAGAAGGATCGGAAAATGCCTTGatttatcataaatttgaaTTGGAAAAGAGGTACCATGATGTTTGGAAAGTTCACATGTCCCATATTGGAAttttaaacacattttttttttatttctaaacaaTAAAGGAAATAACCTTTTTAGATAATGAAAAAAAGGGTATTGTTgggataaaacccttaaaagcatgacttGATGTGATAATAAATGGATTATTCTggttcttctctctctttcctaTTTATGCATTATATATATTGAGTATTCTAGTTTGACATTTATttcattgtacatgatttggtTGCATTACGAATTGCACAGAAAATCCAAGTTATGGTTTCTTTGCAAGTTGATGGTTTGTTTACATTTAGTTCATGGACTTAGACATCATCTATTTGAGGTTGTAGTACACTACTTCCTAATTAGAGGAATGATTGGTCTTAGCCATTAGGATGAtattcccatggtgagtgcactagtgtgtatggttacacattggataggacgtATGGTGAGTTTGACGTAAGGTTATCGAATAGTCGTGACTTCACCAAGTTGTTATGTTGTATTATATCTCAATTTTAAGAGAATACTAAGACTGTGTCAAGGCTAGTAGTGACTTTGACTTACGAGTGAAATCTTAAAGTGATTATATATTCTTTGTGGATTTGGTTATTGTTAGTGGAAGTTGGTAGTTataagtattcttaatagaagcaccatgatatcttataagATTGAGTAGTGTGTCCCTTTGGATGATACTAAGGATGTGAGTTTAggtaaactatggtcatagtaattctttaagtgaaacttgacatTAGCTCACTAGAGCTAatatatgtcaattgatcatattatAGGAGAATCTAGAACTTCAGGATGGTAAAGATATTATTGAGAGATTGATaattttcaccttgttaaattataaatactaATTTATGGGGAGACTATATACAATAGATAGTAGGTTGCGAGCCCAAGCATTTAACatctcgttgtaatatacatcTGGTACTAGAGTATAGTTGACTCTTTACAGTGAGATGTTGAgtaaactttaaaattggattctaagggagttaGTACTATCCTATGGATCCTAGTTTTCCTCATTTAAACTCATATACCTTGCTAGCacaatttatgagggttggattgactctttGTTCACTTATATGCATAAGGACATTTTAAtaattacgtaaggttgcatAGAAATTAGTGGACAACATTtatagattgggctaattgattaattgaagctctattaggttaattaatcaattaggatctCATTTGGGATAAATTAAGTAACTCAACTCCAAGATGACTCAAGTCACTAAGTTTAGTAGAAACCGTATAAACACCCCTTATGAGGTTAAGGTTTTAAGTTTTTCACCATTCTCCCTTACATTCTAGATAAAGCCTTAGCCTTTACATTCAAAGATTTCCACCATCTCTGTGCCAAGGCTCAAGGATGAGTCATCAGGTGAAAGATCTTTAAGTTTTCAAGATCGTCTTCAACACTGGAAcctaaggtttgggaacatccaaactaGAAAGTTAGTATTTTAaccttaaaaatcaattttttaaaaattggtattaACCGTTATGtatagatctaagatgccaacaagTGCCATGGTCTAAGATGCCACAATTTTATTTCTTCCTCATGTTTTTAGAGCTTTTGCATTGAAGAGCTTGAGATGTGCCTCTTATATCTTTAGGTTTATCATCAAGGATATCTATGCCATCCTCCTCTCCACACGACtactcatatattttttttaatacgcTTCTTAAAACTCAGTCATTAGTTGCCCATATTGCTACTCATCTTTCTTTTACACAGGTCCTGAAACTCACAATGATCAAttgggatatatatatatatactattttataaatataatgtattttagatgttgaaataaaatatattcttaaataatGTAATTCAATGAAATACgaatttctatttctatattagtattcattttttttactaatgcTATTACTTTtgcatatatattattttgtttaaataatttttacttaaaaacaatattgaatttacacttttaaaatttatattttttattaacacaCATTACATTATTGTCCAACGTCACAAATTTAATCATATTGtacatcttttaaaaaaaaaaacaattacaatacgtgaactattattattttttaaactttcaattgatatttttcttgAGTTTCAATACAATATTTATGATATTCCCTTAAACTTCCATGAAATcatcaattttcttaaattttcatctttctttACATGAAAGAAACCAAGTTTTGATAggcatttctttttatttatttaaaaagaataaaaaactgttcCCAAGAGCAAAGATTGAAACAGGATCCAAAATGTTTATTCACCACAGTTTTCTTATGTGGTTAAAGGAGAAAACCTTTCTCAAATTTCAGGAAGATATTAGTGAACAGCcgaaaatattagttattttgaGTTGAGAGGACTCAAATTAGATATTGAATTTCATATATCTGTGCCATAATGTGCTCTAATCATCTATGATGATATAGCTGCGGTCAAATGTGGAAAAGGAGAGgtaaattccaaattatttgataatattgattttaaaaaatatttctaatttttttgacatttgaaaatttttattattcaaattttagaaattattttctaaaaacactaacaaatatacttttaatattattgaaCTTCTTTCTTTTAGCTTGTCattttcaattgaatttaaaaaagtaaaagactGTCACATTTTTTAGTAAAACCTTCCAATGTATTTGCTAATTTAGTTTGTGgcgttaaaagtaatttaatagaAGGAAATAATCATAGTATTTTTCGTGAAAAATCCTTTTTAACTtaccttattttatatttagtaaaactTTTATTGTTCTAAGGTTGTCCATTTAAAATTATGGCTTTGTCTTAATTTCTGAtttgagtaaaataaaaaaaagaagctttattaaatataaaacaagtgttgcaattgaaattaatataaactatgatatttttcagaaaaatattaatattataaagttttattaaatatgaaataaattttcatacaaGCTAAAATACGAATTTGTTAAAATCTATATGTTCTCTTTCTTCCTATtaacatttctatttttttaaaaaggagaTTTTTAGAAGATAATATTATAGCACTTAAAATAGATATAtactaatattttcttttcttatttttattttaaattttttaatgctCGTGAAGATGCTGATAATTAATACAAGGTTATCACATATGacattttttcttctatttatttattttttcaattattaattgCAGCTTTAATTCATTgttaataaattccaaattttgcaCACACAATGGCTGTATGCTCATTATTTCTAAAGATAAACCATATATAATAAAGATGATAATTAATActttgaaaaatttatggaaGGTCAAAACCATATCTATCCCCTTGTATTAAATATTGAGccgaaaaaataaaacaattaattagAAGTAATGAAATTAGTGGATACTCTCAAAATCTTCCCTTGTCAACCtgaaggatatatatatatatttaaaaatctaatttatatattttttttatgaaattcaaacttgaatcaaaaaaggaaaagaaattgaagaaaagatcaaaaaaattatatatccaTATAATGATAAAGCAGATTAATCAacattttaccaaaaaaaaaagaaaagaaaagaaaagaaaaactgaCTATTTTTTCCAGGATCTTAGGATCCATAACAATAAATGAGGTTTCAAGTGAAAAGAATATAAGTCAAAAGGGaatacaaaaagagatatcTGGATGGCCCATGGCCAGAGTGGGGGAGCAAAGTCTGCTTACAAGGTTTGAATTTTGTGTAAACTCTCATTCAATTCACTTCCAACTTTAGTCTCcagaaatggaaacaaataagaGGTAATAAAGAAACATTTCTTGGGAAAAAAGTCTCATAATTACCAAATTTAGCATCAAGCCAACTATAAATACCAAACCCTCGAGTGCAATAGCCATCAACCACTGCCATTTCCTACAGGCATCATCATGAAGAAAACCTTCTACTACAACTTCTTCCCAACGAAAGCTGAGGAAGAAGAGGCAGCCAAATCCGGCAGTAGCGACTTGAATCTCCCAGTGAAGCGGGAGCTCATCGAGATAAGGGACTTTTATCCCCCACCGGAAGCAGACCCTGCCAATCCATGGAAGATCAAAAAAATTGTGAACAATACCGATGTTCTTACAGGAAAACTTGTATTGCTGCAGAATGATGTATTTGAGcatatttttcgatactggagCTTGGACATTTGCAACCAGGTTGTGAAGGGTAACAAGGTTTATACTGCAGTGTGGGACCTTACCCCTGAGCCTAACCCAATCCCGTACCAAAATGAGAACATTTATTTTGGCAAAGGCCCTCGTGACACTTATATCCTGGGATGGTTGGATGTAGTTCGCAATGCTAAGGTCAAGTCTAGGGATGAGGTTGGTTTATACTGGGACCAGAAGACTGGAACTTTTCATTTGAAGATATTGCGTCGAGGGGTTTGATAAACCCTATTTGTCCTTTGAGTTGTTTTTCTTAGGTGGTTGGGTTCTGAATATGTTGATTTTGGTTTGTCTTTTAAGTGATGCCTGAGAATACATTGTCAGTTATGTCATTATTGTATCTCTCTGGAGAAACAACTTGGAAACCTTTTGAATAAAAGTGATATGAAATTGAGTGAAGTTATTAGCATTGTCATTTAACATCAATGCacttaatttatttgataaatgagTTGTGCCgcaaaataatttgatttgatgcATTAAATTTGTATCATTTTATTGGAAGGCATGTTCGCATTGtctttcttttaattcttcTTAATTATCCAACTTTGTTTTCGATTTtctcaacatatatatatatattttttttcaatttagggTGTTCATCCTATAATtgtatttttccttctttaaaaTCCTACTCTCTAATTAAACCATGATTGCCATGGCTACAATCCTAATCTAAGTGAAGAGGGGTTGAAGTAGCCATGGTGGCACAACAAAGCTACAACTATTGAGTATGGACTCTGCGAGGCAATAATGAATGTTGGGTTGAGACCCTCGgctattcttctttttttatttatcctttgAAGTATTGTTGCATTTGTGATGAAGGAAGTGAGATACGCATTTAAACGCTTCATTTAGAGATAACATCTTCGTAAGAGAGGGATATACATTTACATGCTTCTTCTAGATATATTgtctttatattattattattattattaaatgaattaattataaAGTGCATAATCATCTTCAACAATGGAATCATCGCCGCCATTATTGCACTTATAGAGTGGCCATGACTCGCACAGTGAAGGGGCAATAAAAAACaagagataaaagaaaattgcATAACTACAATTAATTTGTGATATTAGGGTTCAATTTTGGGCTTGCATTGCAACTTGATGTAGGGACAAAAATAGGATAGCTTATTTGAATGACTTGCCCTCATTCGAATGAGTTTAGAAAAGGTATAATTAGAACAGGGtggatttcatttcttttttctaatgtCAAGTCGAGGTTGGGGTAGAGTATAGCATTTTATTACTTCACCTTGACCTTCTACATCCATCTATGGATAGAAAATCCATTGTAAGTTGCATCCTATATACgtgaacaaaaataataaaatgatccatttattgaattttttttttttttttttttgtcttgcttCCATAAATTAATAGTAAGGGGTATTTAGTTGCCCTAAAATTTGATCTTGCCCAATGTAATGTAGCCCATTTAGCTCTGAGAGAAAGAGGGGGAGGAGAAGGAGGAGGAGGGGGGAtgtgatcataaggtggtttgAGTGCCCAAAATGAGTGCTCAAGTAGCTTAATTGGGAGATTCAAGTTGCAATTATTGAATTTCCTAGTAGCAACTTCATCACccatgtttctttctttctttttttactctttatcatttaaaatgataaaattaggACTTTTCAAGTGTGGTTGATTGATTCTTATTTATAAATGCTAGAAGAAATCATGCAAGTATTTAttcatcattcattaaattgaGCTGAGTATGAATTCCATTCgtgttttttccttctttctttactctatcattatttaaaatgataaaattggGACTTTTCAAGTGTGTTTTGATTGATTCTTATTTATAAATGTTAGAAGAAATTGTGCAAACATTCAttcatcattcattaaattgaGCTAAGTATGTATTCCATTATTCCATTCGCCTCTTCATGTGATCTATTGTgcttttttatcaaaatttttccaTATTACGCAATTTTGATGAGGTATCCATTGATTAGTTGGTTGAAGATTGATTTTCTCTCAACTCATTAGTAGAGGCTAAGTTGAACTTGGGCTTAGAAGGGCCTCTATGCCTCCTCAATAAGTAATTTCATCCCCAAACTTGATCTAGTTCATAGTCATTGCTTGACGACTTCAAAATAGCTTTGCAAATTAGAAGGcattttctaataataataataataataataaaaaaaaagagtttcaCCATTAAGTGaggatggataaaaaaaaaaaaagtgggatcACAAAGTAAGAAATCATTGGAGATTAGACTTatgagggtcaaacttgaacttgagtAAATGTAAAGccaatatttaattaattggtCAATGGATGCATGTTCACGTACTCATGGTaaacaatttatatatttatttgcttTGTTGGCACATGAGGGTCCTAGCatggttaattttatttctcttgcATGACTGACTGTTTTGCATTACTTCTTTATCCTCTTACACGTTGTTTTCCTTTTAGATTCCTATTTGTGGTTTTGATATTGCAATATGTGTAGCTAAAATTCTAAATTGTTCAGCTCGATCACCCATTCCATGTAATCAGAGATTTGGTTATGCTTACCATTTGGATatatttgttcaatttttttagatgtatttattcatttttgggATGTAATTATTGTCATTTAACTGGTTGGGGGCcttgggaaaaggaaaaaggaaaacacaaCGCAATTTTAACTTTTCAACACTTGTATGTATATTTATAAGACATTTTGAGTTCAAAAACTATCTTAAGACTTAAAACATGGAATATTAATATGAGTGGTTGAaagattatatatgtataacCAACATTTGAAATTGGTCAAGCACTCTACCACCCatgcttaaaattttttaagcaACCATTAAGATAAGAATGGCCAGCATAGCATAATCAAGTGTCACTTAAAATATCAAAAGTTGGTGAATTGGCTTCTACATCCTCACCCAAGTACCTATACAATTTACTCCCTAACTTTTCAATGgcctttttcttttaagaagTTAAACTATCTTTCAATAGTTCATCAAGCATCTCACTTACAACTCCTCAATTCAACATTTCAACACCGCAGTGCTCAGGAAATTGAGATGAGCTTCCATTTAAGCTTGGATCGAACACCAAAAGAGATTAGTTAaggaatattttattattgttgacAATTCCAGTCAAAGTTGTATTATGATAGTTAAATAGCCTTTCACATTAGACCTGTGATCCTTTTGCTGTGACGCTTAAAAATTTCAATGCATTTTCAATGTTAGATTGCTTCTCAAATTAAGGTAAGGATATCCGAGGAgaaattaaggatttttttcatatatttagtgttatcattttttataattgtaatgcttgaaaaaaatttaattttcataaaattggaTTAGcatttagttatatatataacttcAATGTTTTCAGGTTTTGCATTTTCTCATCTTGGACCAATCCCAAACCTATTCAAGCCTTATCCATGTCAACCTGAACTCTTGGTTTAGGCATTGGTTGGGTAGACTAGACCTATCTAAGCAACCTAGGTTGCAAACCAGTGTTtgggtttgtttgtttgttttttttttttttggttatttatttatttatttaaatgaaatagcTTATAAATTAACAGAGAGTACAATGGTAAGGACCAATATATTAAGTTGCTTTTCATCATGGaagttattttttgaattatgtaGGTTATTTCataaatgtttaatattttttttttttttgaaatattgagATTGTCTCTTTAAAACTATAGTATTGGCTTGAGATTTTGGTTTTagtaaaatccaaaaataaaaagctaTCAAACCAAACCTTGGTCATGAGCTGAAATTGAAGGTGAAATCATGACCTTTTAGGGGTAATACTAATGttattaaagttttattagataataaataatttttttatgagttaaaaaatgacttttatgaGAGAAACTTTATCTCTTAATCCATATtaataataagaatttttaaaaatcaggAGTACTTCTATTAAAATTACTCAAACACATTTATAGAAATTGTTACTGAACATCATACATAGTAATTAGTGAGCCACCCACCCATTATTTGTGACCTCTGACCCATGAACTTGTAAGTTTTAAGATAATGATAGATTCTATTATGAAAACATTACATTAAATATAACTTGACTTCAAAGAAGTAAATTAATCCAATTAGAGACCATACCTAATATGtttctttgaattttattccttttatttgatatttgatgtaGAAATCTTGCTTTTTAATTAACACATGTACTTCAAATTGTCAAATTTATCAGaacttcatcatcatcatctctctctctttctctttcccttcctccctccctccctccttTTCTAGTATTAGTTGTAGCTTTaatcaattttgaattcaacAGGCATAATGGTTGTACATCCATTATTTCTGAAGACCAACCATATCCAATAGtgatgataaattaaaaaactgaaaattttatGGAAAGGCAAAACCATAGCTAtccttttatattaaattaatattctaCTAAACATAAAAAAGTATAGGTAATGAAGTTGGtcaatattctaaaaatatattaccTTCATAACTTTCaatgttatattttaaaaatcttaatgGGAATTTAAAAGGggagaaattttttataagaattatatgtaacaaaatataatttaacaagGTATTATTCACTATTATTGTTTTTCAAAGGGATAACTATAGATGTTGAAAGAAATCTATTTGTTCAAGgaatataaactatttttttttccattttttaatagcTGCTTTAAATGAGCGttcatgaatttcaaatttagtaCATAATGGTTGTATGTTTATTATTACTTCTAGATACAAACCAAATTTAATAGAGACATAAACTAATAGTCTCAATTTTATGGAAAGTCAAAACCATACCTGTCCTTTTGTattaattttgaggaaaaaaaaaaaaaaaagaagtaaacaaaatttgttagcattcttaaaattttctcgTTTCAAactttatgatatatttaaaaagGCTCAGAACAATTTAAAAGACAAGGAAGTTTGTGGTTGTTTTATAAGAATTTCtttgaacaaaataaaattggcAAGGGCTTTTGCGACATTTTCTTGTAGGGTCATGCGATCAACCCATATGGGGTAGATGAGTTGGATATTGAGCTTTTAGTTCTTGGCATCTGAGTCTCATGCTTTGCTTATTCCgcaaaaatagaagaaaaacagaggCAGAGGTTAGTGCCCAATCGCCCAAGGGACCAATATATAGGCCTTCGATGTCTAATTAACTCAAGCTCAATACCTTAATGTACGTAAAGGCAATaatggagaaagaaaaagaaagacacCTTGTTCTCATATGAAGTTCCTCTCCCCACTCTTATGAAGAAaggatttattttcttatttaggGGGCATGAGGAGTCATACTTATTTTTAGTGGCTGCACCAAATTCATACAACAATAGCAAGAGTTACTGAAGTAGAAGACAAAAGAAGGCTAGCTCTGATTATACTGGCTTGGCATTCTTGATATCTTGTCGCAGCAACTCGACGATCTTCTTGAACTCATCAAAGTTGTTTGCAAGAATATAGGGCCCGTCCTCCTCCGAAGTCTCTGGTAAACGCATATTTTCCCGGATTTCTCTAAATTCTTCCCAATATTTTTTGCCCTCACTAACCTTCTCTGACAATATGTTAATTACAGCCTGCCAAAAATTTTCACTAAGATTAATTTCAGTTTTTGAATTGGTTACCAGGCTCTATATAGTTGAAAACAcgattctcattttctttaaatttgttttgagCCCACAAACTCGAACTATTAATTCCATTCATTTTGTTTAATGTGATGACGTCCTCATTGTACTCCAATGGGCTGAGGGCAGAATGAAACTTATGTATAGATTGATAATTTCAATTAGTTCGAGGGAAAAGCATGATTAATCGTTTCCATCACTGTGCTTGTTAGGTTGATAAGAGATGTGGGGAGAAAATTTGTTTACCTTAAAAAGTGGACGACGTGCATCAGTAATTCTCTGATCTTCCAAGCATTTGCACGTTAGAGCCGCATCCCATTGTCCCTAGCGGTATAAAGAACCAAAGAATAGAATGATCTAAGAATTAGTCAACCAAGTCAAGCTTTGGTTTCAGAAATAATCAGGTAGAAAACCAAATGTATGAAGCACAAATAATCACccttatttgtgaaaaaatgcAAACAAATAATCAGGATGGCTacatgaagaagatgaaaaatgtaaagataaatttttgtgaaaaatcatCCATGCATATGCTTTATACATAAAGCACAAAACTAGAGAGAATTCGAAGTTAAACCAGTGCAGTTAGTATTGCTTGATGTATAAATAGATGGGGAGGTAAACAAATAATCACCATATAGATGAGCATTTCGACATATAACATCTGGAATTCGTAAGCCTCATGTAGGTTTCCCTTGGCCTCTGCATCTTCAAATGCGCATTTAAGCATATCTGCTGCTTTAACTGCTCTGCTGGTCATTTCCAACTCTGCAATAGCTCTCTTCCATGCAAAGTAAAGATTCACAAACCTATTTCAGACCAAAATAGCTAAATATGGACatgtgaaaatatttgttttatttttaccttgataatttattcatcataaGAACAAACCAAATTCCGGGATCCACTTACGATGGTTATTATACTTCTGAAAATAGGACATTTTCTAAGAAAAACACTTGGTCAAAAATTCAGAAACTTGCGTGATTCCAAAATCAAACTGTTAAAAATGAAGCAGCATACCATTTTCTAAGATAGAATTTGGagtgcatttgatagtaattGTAAGAAGGGTTTctaatctttatattatttgaaagataaaaattttcaaagcgTTAGGAATGTTAAAAATACTATCTAGAAtaactatcaaacacactcttagtcAAACATTTAGAAAGGGAAATTCAACCTTCCATATTCCAATCAAAGAGAGAATAAATTAACGTTCTATAACATAAAATCATAAGAGCTTGTGTGTGCCTTGAAATATAAAACTGCTCGGTCTGATTGGCCTTTTTTTGAATCATATTTCATGTCTCTTAGGTAAGAAATAATGGACCATGGTTAATAGAGGAAGGAAGTGTCTAACCTCCAGCTTCTTAATATTAGGACGTTTGCGCTTGTCTTGGTTGAGTACGCTCTTGTCTTCGATGAGTATTCTCTTCATCGTAGCTTCAGCAAGGTCCATCTTTGCTAGAGCACCATGATAACCAATCAATCTCTTCAGGACCTGTTGGCCTCCATGCAGGGCGACAAGGGGCGAAAGACGATCACTCTTTTTTTCCGTGTACTTCATTGCAAAATAAATGCCTGCAGAGACAGCCAAAGGAATTCCTAGTAAAACCATTAATGCTCCTTTCTTGGAGTTAGTCCTAATAAATTTTTCCATGGTGACCTCTAACTTTGGCCTGGGGTGGGATTTTCTTTCAAGGTGAAGTTCGCACTAGGTGAATTATCTGTGTAAGATCCTTATGAGCAACTTATACGAGGATAACATAGAAACTTATAGTGCAATTAACTTTGTTAAAGGTGATCTTATTTCAGTCTTGCAGGGT of the Vitis vinifera cultivar Pinot Noir 40024 chromosome 10, ASM3070453v1 genome contains:
- the LOC104880562 gene encoding B3 domain-containing protein At4g02870, encoding MKKTFYYNFFPTKAEEEEAAKSGSSDLNLPVKRELIEIRDFYPPPEADPANPWKIKKIVNNTDVLTGKLVLLQNDVFEHIFRYWSLDICNQVVKGNKVYTAVWDLTPEPNPIPYQNENIYFGKGPRDTYILGWLDVVRNAKVKSRDEVGLYWDQKTGTFHLKILRRGV
- the LOC104880504 gene encoding uncharacterized protein LOC104880504 → MEKFIRTNSKKGALMVLLGIPLAVSAGIYFAMKYTEKKSDRLSPLVALHGGQQVLKRLIGYHGALAKMDLAEATMKRILIEDKSVLNQDKRKRPNIKKLERAIAELEMTSRAVKAADMLKCAFEDAEAKGNLHEAYEFQMLYVEMLIYMGQWDAALTCKCLEDQRITDARRPLFKAVINILSEKVSEGKKYWEEFREIRENMRLPETSEEDGPYILANNFDEFKKIVELLRQDIKNAKPV